The Ichthyobacterium seriolicida sequence CAAACACCTCTATGAAGACCCTACCTATTATCTTTCTCTTCTCCTCTGGATCTGACTTCCCAGATAAAGCAGACAAAAATATGTTTTTAGCATCTACTCCCTTTATATTTAAGCCCATATTCTCATACTGCTCCAAAACCTCTTCAAATTCATTCTTTCTCAACAAGCCATTATCTACAAAAATACAGTACAACCTATCTCCTATAGCTCTTTGTAAAAGCATTGCTGTAACAGTAGAATCTACACCTCCCGAAAGACCTAAAACTACTTTGTCATCTTTTATTTTCTCCTTTAATTCTGTAACAGTTCTCTGCACAAATGAGTCGGCAGTCCAATTAGCTTTAGATCCTACTATATCGATTAAAAAATTTCTGAGCAACTTAGCACCATCACTAGTGTGGTACACTTCAGGATGAAACTGAATCCCAAAACAACACTCATCTATGACTTGGTAAGCAGCTATCTCTACCGATTCTGTACTGGCTATAATTTTAGAGTTTCTAGGCAATTCTAAAATAGTATCACCGTGGCTCATCCACACTTGTGCCCCATTAGATATACCTTCAAAAAGAGGTGAATTACTATCTACATAAGTCAGATTAGCTCTTCCGTATTCTCTTTTATCTGAACTGCTGACATTACCTCCAAAACATTTTGCCAAATACTGAGCTCCAAAACATATAGCCAAAATAGGTTGTCGACCCTTTATATGAGACAAATCTATATGAGGAGAATTTTCATCATTAACAGAAAAAGGACTGCCAGATAAAATAACAGCTTTCCAACTGTCAATATCACCTGGCAAATTGTTATAAGGATGAATTTCACAATATATGTTTAACTCCCTCACACGCCTAGCTATGAGCTGTGTGTATTGAGAACCTATGTCTACAATAAGTATTTTATCCATTTTTTTTATATATAACTCTAAGATTCGAAAATAGACCTTCCTACCCTAATCATATTGCTTCCATTTTCAATAGCTATAGAGTAATCATTGCTCATACCCATAGATATGATTTTTAAGCCAAAATCCTTTTTAAAAGTCTGAAATAAACTATTCAAAGAAACAAACTCTTTAGATATCTGTTCTATATCTTTTGTATTAGTAGCCATACCCATGAGCCCTAAAATATTCACATTACTCAATTGGCCTATATCCTCTGAAAAGAAAAAATCTTTTAAATCACTCTCTGAAAAACCATATTTGTCAACTTCCTTAGATATGTTTAACTGTAACAGACAATTTATTTTTCTA is a genomic window containing:
- the guaA gene encoding glutamine-hydrolyzing GMP synthase translates to MDKILIVDIGSQYTQLIARRVRELNIYCEIHPYNNLPGDIDSWKAVILSGSPFSVNDENSPHIDLSHIKGRQPILAICFGAQYLAKCFGGNVSSSDKREYGRANLTYVDSNSPLFEGISNGAQVWMSHGDTILELPRNSKIIASTESVEIAAYQVIDECCFGIQFHPEVYHTSDGAKLLRNFLIDIVGSKANWTADSFVQRTVTELKEKIKDDKVVLGLSGGVDSTVTAMLLQRAIGDRLYCIFVDNGLLRKNEFEEVLEQYENMGLNIKGVDAKNIFLSALSGKSDPEEKRKIIGRVFIEVFDREAKEIEDVKWLAQGTIYPDVIESISVNGPSATIKSHHNVGGLPDYMKLKIVEPLKTLFKDEVRGVGEMMNIDKGLLGRHPFPGPGLAIRILGDITEEKVDIVQRADKIFIDHLKKSGLYDKIWQAGVILLPVKSVGVMGDERTYERVISIRAVESLDGMTADWVHLPYDVLAKVSNEIINNISGVNRVVYDISSKPPATIEWE
- a CDS encoding YggS family pyridoxal phosphate-dependent enzyme, whose amino-acid sequence is MLDIARNLYDIINSVPDYVKLVVVSKKRSIRDIEEVYNAKHRDFGENRVRDLCDKYQELPKDIRWHMIGHLQVNKVKYIAPFVELIHSVDSLKLLKEINKRAIQNNRKINCLLQLNISKEVDKYGFSESDLKDFFFSEDIGQLSNVNILGLMGMATNTKDIEQISKEFVSLNSLFQTFKKDFGLKIISMGMSNDYSIAIENGSNMIRVGRSIFES